A single region of the Acinetobacter sp. WCHA45 genome encodes:
- a CDS encoding transposase, with the protein MRHKRQYIQDLLAQHGHQILWLPPYSPDLNPIEKMWAWVKAKRKKWLVNSIDKLFSRFFNACMGN; encoded by the coding sequence GTGCGACATAAGCGACAATATATACAAGATCTATTAGCCCAACATGGGCATCAAATACTTTGGTTACCACCTTATAGTCCTGACCTTAATCCTATTGAAAAAATGTGGGCATGGGTGAAAGCAAAAAGGAAAAAATGGTTGGTTAACTCAATAGATAAGCTTTTTAGTCGTTTCTTTAACGCGTGTATGGGTAATT